A genomic window from Tenebrio molitor chromosome X, icTenMoli1.1, whole genome shotgun sequence includes:
- the lbk gene encoding leucine-rich repeats and immunoglobulin-like domains protein 2 isoform X3 — translation MVGVCYLATIIIYIISSASCTKTKDCPQICDCLGSYVDCSSKRLETVPSNLPNWTTQLELNRNRLRYIEPLTFMSLDHLLVLKLKRNQITQLKDGAFYGLLSIVKLVLDYNNVQVISKGWLYGLKALKGLSLSHNNMNTIEDDAWEFCQHLEDLDLSNNKLESIAADTFKSLEDLQKLVLNNNKITFIQEKAFSHLPNLKYLHLNNNKISWTIEDANGVFQGLGNLMKFYLAGNNIKSINKNAFVGLKTVTYLNLSNNNITSIQKNAFSEVPLLSDLVINTTCLLCDCNLRWFYEWLNVKRFKIRAVCGYPEWLRGQSLLEVPTSNFTCDELPKPRLIQEPEPEIMALKGENISLSCKAMSSSNSVMTFQWKKDNVELLNVNVEANSNTEGKTTETVSKLNIFKVQHSNAGKYQCVVSNIFGTTYSQKSSISVLIFPTFRKIPANVTVQAGEIAKLVCAVHGEPQPEIAWQKDGGNDFPAARERRMHVMPTDDAFFIMKVKPSDMGIYSCTAHNAAGTIVANASLTVQEKPSFVKSMENKEVTAGELVVLQCMASGTPKPTITWFKDGEPIRATERHFFTAEDQLMIIVDTVQTDSGKYECHLNNSLGEKIGYSLLRVKPGFVIGNFTTTDMMGIIIITVVCCAVATSIIWVVIIYQTRKRLSPPTGNNPQVEGPVLEFNDKAVVQYTDNASDRSSCKDSGTGDSANRSNDDLVPEEYNLIINEDMSPQPRWGVMRIASLAYLPTDPNNSHTPLLLSDTPYARSTNHDRAEITPENDVQQREPAETPKDEK, via the exons atggtGGGTGTTTGTTATTTGGCTACGATCATTATTTACATCATTAGTTCTGCAAGTTGCACCAAAACCAAGGATTGTCCACAAATTTGTGATTGTTTGGGTTCTTACGTAGACTGTTCGTCAAAAAGATTGGAAACAGTACCTTCTAATCTCCCGAACTGGACCACTCAACT tgAACTTAACCGCAATCGGCTAAGATATATTGAGCCTTTAACTTTTATGTCATTAGACCATTTGTTAGtattgaaattgaaacgaaaccAAATAACGCAACTCAAAGATGGGGCTTTCTATGGATTATTATCTATTGTGAAATT GGTGTTGGATTATAATAATGTACAAGTGATTTCAAAAGGATGGCTTTATGGTTTGAAAGCATTGAAAGGATTATCTCTTAGTCATAATAATATGAACACTATTGAAGATGATGCTTGGGAATTTTGCCAACATCTTGAAGATCT AGACTTGTCAAACAACAAACTAGAATCGATTGCAGCTGATACATTTAAATCTTTAGAAGATCTCCAAAAACTAGtattaaataacaataagATTACTTTCATACAAGAAAAAGCTTTTAGTcatttgccaaatttaaaatactt GcatttaaataacaataaaatatcttGGACCATTGAAGATGCAAATGGTGTGTTCCAAGGTCTCGGAAAtctaatgaaattttatttggccGGAAATAACATCAAATCTATAAATAAGAACGCTTTTGTCGGCTTAAAGACCGTAACCTATTTAAATTTGAGCAACAATAACATCACTTCCATTCAAAAAAATGCCTTCTCCGAAGTGCCTTTACTTTCG GATCTCGTTATTAACACCACTTGTTTGCTTTGCGACTGCAATTTGCGTTGGTTTTACGAATGGTTGAACGTAAAACGTTTCAAAATCCGCGCAGTTTGTGGTTACCCAGAATGGTTAAGAGGGCAGTCGTTGCTGGAAGTACCCACAAGCAATTTTACATGTG ATGAACTCCCTAAACCCAGGTTAATCCAGGAGCCCGAACCCGAAATAATGGCCTTAAAAGGAGAAAATATTAGTCTTAGTTGTAAAGCCATGTCCAGCTCTAACAGCGTAATGACTTTCCAGTGGAAAAAAGACAACGTAGAACTGCTTAACGTAAATGTGGAAGCTAATTCCAATACTGAAGGTAAAACTACTGAAACCGTGTCCAAGCTAAATATATTCAAAGTGCAGCATTCCAATGCTGGAAAGTACCAGTGTGTGGTATCGAACATTTTCGGTACTACTTATTCGCAAAAGTCCAGTATTTCTGTGCTAA TTTTTCCCACTTTTCGTAAAATACCTGCGAATGTAACGGTACAAGCAGGGGAAATAGCGAAATTAGTATGTGCCGTACATGGAGAACCGCAACCGGAAATTGCCTGGCAAAAAGATGGAGGTAATGACTTCCCGGCAGCTAGAGAAAGACGAATGCATGTCATGCCCACTGATGACGCTTTTTTCATCATGAAAGTGAAACCTAGTGACATGGGGATATACAGTTGCACTGCCCACAACGCTGCCGGGACCATCGTCGCCAACGCTTCCTTGACAGTACAAG aaaaaccTTCTTTCGTAAAGTCTATGGAAAATAAAGAAGTAACGGCTGGCGAACTAGTCGTGCTGCAGTGTATGGCAAGCGGCACCCCAAAACCCACCATAACCTGGTTCAAAGATGGCGAACCGATCCGAGCGACGGAACGTCATTTTTTCACAGCTGAAGACCAACTCATGATCATTGTGGACACCGTCCAGACGGATTCTGGCAAATACGAATGTCATCTGAATAACTCGTTAGGAGAAAAAATCGGTTACAGTTTACTAAGAGTGAAACCAG GATTCGTTATAGGAAATTTTACCACAACGGATATGATGggtattataataataacgGTGGTGTGTTGTGCCGTGGCCACTTCTATAATCTGGGTGGTCATAATTTATCAGACGCGTAAGCGTTTGTCTCCACCTACCGGGAATAATCCGCAAGTCGAGGGTCCTGTGTTAGAATTCAACGATAAGGCTGTAGTACAGTATACCGACAACGCTTCGGATAGATCATCGTGTAAAGATAGCGGAACTGGAGATTCGGCGAATAGGAGTAACGACGATTTGGTTCCGGAAGAATACAATTTGATAATTAACGAAGACATGTCACCGCAACCGCGGTGGGGTGTGATGAGGATCGCCAGTTTAGCTTATCTACCAACTGATCCAAATAATTCGCACACACCGCTGTTGCTCTCAGATACTCCTTACGCCAGATCGACCAATCACGATCGAGCTGAGATAACTCCAGAAAACGATGTTCAACAACGAGAGCCAGCAGAAACGCCAAAAGACGAAAAATAG
- the LOC138139787 gene encoding caveolin-2-like, with protein sequence MLFKKLASIFPRNPPTNSHPDMSKEPSDVIELEDRDPNKLSQHLQVSWEDVIGEPHTIRSPECAWTVSNQCFKLSKNCCYVCLSVVCAPITAFCLGITFACLSFEHIWCLTPALRVWKISCAATRNFLMAFVHAVVIPCTSGCGYFWSEIRVKTHAISGGVDEKKDDVLLV encoded by the exons ATGCTATTCAAAAAACTTGCGTCGATTTTCCCTCGGAACCCGCCGACGAATTCTCACCCCGATATGTCGAAAGAACCAAGCGATGTGATCGAACTAGAAGACAGAGATCCCAATAAATTAAGTCAACATTTACAG GTGTCATGGGAAGACGTAATCGGTGAACCCCACACCATCAGAAGTCCAGAATGTGCATGGACTGTCAGCAATCAGTGCTTCAAActatcaaaaaattgttgttatgTTTGTCTTTCTGTGGTGTGCGCTCCTATCACAGCTTTTTGCTTGGGCATCACTTTCGCCTGTTTGTCCTTCGAG CATATATGGTGCCTCACGCCGGCTTTGAGAGTTTGGAAGATTTCTTGTGCTGCCactagaaactttctgatggCGTTCGTTCACGCCGTTGTGATTCCTTGTACTAGCGGTTGTGGATATTTTTGGTCTGAAATTAGAGTCAAAACGCATGCAATTTCCGGCGGAGTTGATGAGAAAAAAGATGACGTGCTGTTAGTATGA
- the LOC138139785 gene encoding glutaryl-CoA dehydrogenase, mitochondrial, with product MSLRKLNSLINFRNTAKRFFSDKSSSKVLFNWEDPLNLESQLTQDEKIVRDSFRAYCQEKLQPRIIQANRNETFDREIMVEFGALGVLGCTIKEYGCAGISNVGYGLLTREVEKIDSSYRSAISVQSSLVMGAIYYFGTKEQKEEYLPKLAKGELIGCFGLTEPNHGSDPGSMETRAKFNSSTKTYTLNGSKTWITNSPLADVLVIWAKCDDNKIRGFLINRKENGKGLETPKIQGKFSLRASTTGMILMDNVEIPESNILPNVEGLKGPFSCLNNARYGIAWGALGAAETCLHIARDYTVERKQFGKPIAANQLIQKKFADMISEIALGLQGCLQVGRLMDKKQHTPEMISLLKRNNAGKALEIARVTRDMLGGNGIHDEYHIIRHVMNLESVNTYEGTHDIHALILGRTVTGLSAF from the exons ATGTCGCTACGTAAATTGAATTCTTTAATAAACTTTAGAAATACCGCCAAGA GGTTTTTCTCCGACAAATCATCAAGCAAag TCTTGTTCAACTGGGAAGACCCTCTTAATTTAGAATCACAATTAACTCAAGATGAAAAGATTGTGCGAGACTCGTTTAGGGCGTATTGCCAAGAAAAACTGCAGCCAAGGATAATTCAAGCGAACAGAAATGAAA CTTTTGATCGTGAAATTATGGTCGAATTTGGCGCGCTGGGAGTCCTTGGTTGTACCATAAAAGAATATGGGTGTGCGGGGATTTCAAACGTGGGCTATGGGCTATTGACCAGAGAAGTTGAGAAAATTGATAGCTCATACAGGTCGGCTATTAGTGTTCAGTCGTCGCTGGTTATGGGCGCCATTTACTACTTTGGGACTAAGGAACAAAAAGAGGAGTATTTACCAAAATTAG CGAAAGGAGAACTCATTGGCTGCTTTGGGCTCACGGAACCCAACCACGGGAGCGATCCGGGTTCGATGGAAACCCGCGCTAAATTTAATTCTTCCACTAAAACTTATACGCTGAACGGAAGCAAAACTTG GATCACAAATTCCCCGCTAGCTGATGTATTAGTTATATGGGCCAAATGtgatgacaataaaattcGAGGGTTTCTGATCAATCGTAAGGAAAATGGTAAAGGTTTGGAGACGCCAAAAATTCAGGGGAAATTTTCGTTGAGGGCGTCCACCACTGGGATGATTTTGATGGATAACGTTGAAATCCCCGAAAGCAACATTTTGCCGAACGTGGAAGGGCTCAAAGGTCCTTTCAGTTGCCTGAACAACGCTAGATACGGCATAGCCTGGGGAGCTTTAGGAGCTGCCGAAACATGCTTACATATCGCTAGAGATTACACTGTTGAAAGAAAGCAGTTTGGTAAACCAATCGCTGCCAACCAACTAATTCAAAAGAAGTTTGCCGATATGATTAGCGAAATCGCGCTAGGACTGCAAGGATGTCTGCAAGTCGGACGTTTGATGGACAAAAAACA GCACACACCTGAAATGATCTCGTTATTGAAACGAAACAACGCCGGaaaagctttggaaatcgcgAGAGTTACAAGAGACATGTTGGGCGGAAACGGGATTCACGACGAGTATCACATAATCAGACACGTTATGAATTTGGAATCGGTCAACACTTACGAAG GTACGCACGACATCCACGCTCTGATTCTGGGACGTACGGTGACGGGACTATCTGCATTTTAG
- the lbk gene encoding leucine-rich repeats and immunoglobulin-like domains protein 2 isoform X1 produces the protein MVGVCYLATIIIYIISSASCTKTKDCPQICDCLGSYVDCSSKRLETVPSNLPNWTTQLDLRNNTIKNVNDVVWKNLTNLTKLKLNKNDISLMPKDAFGFQKQLKILELNRNRLRYIEPLTFMSLDHLLVLKLKRNQITQLKDGAFYGLLSIVKLVLDYNNVQVISKGWLYGLKALKGLSLSHNNMNTIEDDAWEFCQHLEDLDLSNNKLESIAADTFKSLEDLQKLVLNNNKITFIQEKAFSHLPNLKYLHLNNNKISWTIEDANGVFQGLGNLMKFYLAGNNIKSINKNAFVGLKTVTYLNLSNNNITSIQKNAFSEVPLLSDLVINTTCLLCDCNLRWFYEWLNVKRFKIRAVCGYPEWLRGQSLLEVPTSNFTCDELPKPRLIQEPEPEIMALKGENISLSCKAMSSSNSVMTFQWKKDNVELLNVNVEANSNTEGKTTETVSKLNIFKVQHSNAGKYQCVVSNIFGTTYSQKSSISVLIFPTFRKIPANVTVQAGEIAKLVCAVHGEPQPEIAWQKDGGNDFPAARERRMHVMPTDDAFFIMKVKPSDMGIYSCTAHNAAGTIVANASLTVQEKPSFVKSMENKEVTAGELVVLQCMASGTPKPTITWFKDGEPIRATERHFFTAEDQLMIIVDTVQTDSGKYECHLNNSLGEKIGYSLLRVKPGFVIGNFTTTDMMGIIIITVVCCAVATSIIWVVIIYQTRKRLSPPTGNNPQVEGPVLEFNDKAVVQYTDNASDRSSCKDSGTGDSANRSNDDLVPEEYNLIINEDMSPQPRWGVMRIASLAYLPTDPNNSHTPLLLSDTPYARSTNHDRAEITPENDVQQREPAETPKDEK, from the exons atggtGGGTGTTTGTTATTTGGCTACGATCATTATTTACATCATTAGTTCTGCAAGTTGCACCAAAACCAAGGATTGTCCACAAATTTGTGATTGTTTGGGTTCTTACGTAGACTGTTCGTCAAAAAGATTGGAAACAGTACCTTCTAATCTCCCGAACTGGACCACTCAACT TGATTTACGTAATAAcactataaaaaatgtaaacgatGTTGTGTGGAAAAATTTGACTAACTTAACGAAGCtcaaattgaacaaaaatgaTATTTCTCTTATGCCTAAAGACGCGTTCGGTTTCCAGAAGCAGCTAAAGATTCT tgAACTTAACCGCAATCGGCTAAGATATATTGAGCCTTTAACTTTTATGTCATTAGACCATTTGTTAGtattgaaattgaaacgaaaccAAATAACGCAACTCAAAGATGGGGCTTTCTATGGATTATTATCTATTGTGAAATT GGTGTTGGATTATAATAATGTACAAGTGATTTCAAAAGGATGGCTTTATGGTTTGAAAGCATTGAAAGGATTATCTCTTAGTCATAATAATATGAACACTATTGAAGATGATGCTTGGGAATTTTGCCAACATCTTGAAGATCT AGACTTGTCAAACAACAAACTAGAATCGATTGCAGCTGATACATTTAAATCTTTAGAAGATCTCCAAAAACTAGtattaaataacaataagATTACTTTCATACAAGAAAAAGCTTTTAGTcatttgccaaatttaaaatactt GcatttaaataacaataaaatatcttGGACCATTGAAGATGCAAATGGTGTGTTCCAAGGTCTCGGAAAtctaatgaaattttatttggccGGAAATAACATCAAATCTATAAATAAGAACGCTTTTGTCGGCTTAAAGACCGTAACCTATTTAAATTTGAGCAACAATAACATCACTTCCATTCAAAAAAATGCCTTCTCCGAAGTGCCTTTACTTTCG GATCTCGTTATTAACACCACTTGTTTGCTTTGCGACTGCAATTTGCGTTGGTTTTACGAATGGTTGAACGTAAAACGTTTCAAAATCCGCGCAGTTTGTGGTTACCCAGAATGGTTAAGAGGGCAGTCGTTGCTGGAAGTACCCACAAGCAATTTTACATGTG ATGAACTCCCTAAACCCAGGTTAATCCAGGAGCCCGAACCCGAAATAATGGCCTTAAAAGGAGAAAATATTAGTCTTAGTTGTAAAGCCATGTCCAGCTCTAACAGCGTAATGACTTTCCAGTGGAAAAAAGACAACGTAGAACTGCTTAACGTAAATGTGGAAGCTAATTCCAATACTGAAGGTAAAACTACTGAAACCGTGTCCAAGCTAAATATATTCAAAGTGCAGCATTCCAATGCTGGAAAGTACCAGTGTGTGGTATCGAACATTTTCGGTACTACTTATTCGCAAAAGTCCAGTATTTCTGTGCTAA TTTTTCCCACTTTTCGTAAAATACCTGCGAATGTAACGGTACAAGCAGGGGAAATAGCGAAATTAGTATGTGCCGTACATGGAGAACCGCAACCGGAAATTGCCTGGCAAAAAGATGGAGGTAATGACTTCCCGGCAGCTAGAGAAAGACGAATGCATGTCATGCCCACTGATGACGCTTTTTTCATCATGAAAGTGAAACCTAGTGACATGGGGATATACAGTTGCACTGCCCACAACGCTGCCGGGACCATCGTCGCCAACGCTTCCTTGACAGTACAAG aaaaaccTTCTTTCGTAAAGTCTATGGAAAATAAAGAAGTAACGGCTGGCGAACTAGTCGTGCTGCAGTGTATGGCAAGCGGCACCCCAAAACCCACCATAACCTGGTTCAAAGATGGCGAACCGATCCGAGCGACGGAACGTCATTTTTTCACAGCTGAAGACCAACTCATGATCATTGTGGACACCGTCCAGACGGATTCTGGCAAATACGAATGTCATCTGAATAACTCGTTAGGAGAAAAAATCGGTTACAGTTTACTAAGAGTGAAACCAG GATTCGTTATAGGAAATTTTACCACAACGGATATGATGggtattataataataacgGTGGTGTGTTGTGCCGTGGCCACTTCTATAATCTGGGTGGTCATAATTTATCAGACGCGTAAGCGTTTGTCTCCACCTACCGGGAATAATCCGCAAGTCGAGGGTCCTGTGTTAGAATTCAACGATAAGGCTGTAGTACAGTATACCGACAACGCTTCGGATAGATCATCGTGTAAAGATAGCGGAACTGGAGATTCGGCGAATAGGAGTAACGACGATTTGGTTCCGGAAGAATACAATTTGATAATTAACGAAGACATGTCACCGCAACCGCGGTGGGGTGTGATGAGGATCGCCAGTTTAGCTTATCTACCAACTGATCCAAATAATTCGCACACACCGCTGTTGCTCTCAGATACTCCTTACGCCAGATCGACCAATCACGATCGAGCTGAGATAACTCCAGAAAACGATGTTCAACAACGAGAGCCAGCAGAAACGCCAAAAGACGAAAAATAG
- the lbk gene encoding leucine-rich repeats and immunoglobulin-like domains protein 2 isoform X2: MVGVCYLATIIIYIISSASCTKTKDCPQICDCLGSYVDCSSKRLETVPSNLPNWTTQLDLRNNTIKNVNDVVWKNLTNLTKLKLNKNDISLMPKDAFGFQKQLKILELNRNRLRYIEPLTFMSLDHLLVLKLKRNQITQLKDGAFYGLLSIVKLVLDYNNVQVISKGWLYGLKALKGLSLSHNNMNTIEDDAWEFCQHLEDLDLSNNKLESIAADTFKSLEDLQKLVLNNNKITFIQEKAFSHLPNLKYLHLNNNKISWTIEDANGVFQGLGNLMKFYLAGNNIKSINKNAFVGLKTVTYLNLSNNNITSIQKNAFSEVPLLSDLVINTTCLLCDCNLRWFYEWLNVKRFKIRAVCGYPEWLRGQSLLEVPTSNFTCDELPKPRLIQEPEPEIMALKGENISLSCKAMSSSNSVMTFQWKKDNVELLNVNVEANSNTEGKTTETVSKLNIFKVQHSNAGKYQCVVSNIFGTTYSQKSSISVLIFPTFRKIPANVTVQAGEIAKLVCAVHGEPQPEIAWQKDGGNDFPAARERRMHVMPTDDAFFIMKVKPSDMGIYSCTAHNAAGTIVANASLTVQEKPSFVKSMENKEVTAGELVVLQCMASGTPKPTITWFKDGEPIRATERHFFTAEDQLMIIVDTVQTDSGKYECHLNNSLGEKIGYSLLRVKPGNFTTTDMMGIIIITVVCCAVATSIIWVVIIYQTRKRLSPPTGNNPQVEGPVLEFNDKAVVQYTDNASDRSSCKDSGTGDSANRSNDDLVPEEYNLIINEDMSPQPRWGVMRIASLAYLPTDPNNSHTPLLLSDTPYARSTNHDRAEITPENDVQQREPAETPKDEK, encoded by the exons atggtGGGTGTTTGTTATTTGGCTACGATCATTATTTACATCATTAGTTCTGCAAGTTGCACCAAAACCAAGGATTGTCCACAAATTTGTGATTGTTTGGGTTCTTACGTAGACTGTTCGTCAAAAAGATTGGAAACAGTACCTTCTAATCTCCCGAACTGGACCACTCAACT TGATTTACGTAATAAcactataaaaaatgtaaacgatGTTGTGTGGAAAAATTTGACTAACTTAACGAAGCtcaaattgaacaaaaatgaTATTTCTCTTATGCCTAAAGACGCGTTCGGTTTCCAGAAGCAGCTAAAGATTCT tgAACTTAACCGCAATCGGCTAAGATATATTGAGCCTTTAACTTTTATGTCATTAGACCATTTGTTAGtattgaaattgaaacgaaaccAAATAACGCAACTCAAAGATGGGGCTTTCTATGGATTATTATCTATTGTGAAATT GGTGTTGGATTATAATAATGTACAAGTGATTTCAAAAGGATGGCTTTATGGTTTGAAAGCATTGAAAGGATTATCTCTTAGTCATAATAATATGAACACTATTGAAGATGATGCTTGGGAATTTTGCCAACATCTTGAAGATCT AGACTTGTCAAACAACAAACTAGAATCGATTGCAGCTGATACATTTAAATCTTTAGAAGATCTCCAAAAACTAGtattaaataacaataagATTACTTTCATACAAGAAAAAGCTTTTAGTcatttgccaaatttaaaatactt GcatttaaataacaataaaatatcttGGACCATTGAAGATGCAAATGGTGTGTTCCAAGGTCTCGGAAAtctaatgaaattttatttggccGGAAATAACATCAAATCTATAAATAAGAACGCTTTTGTCGGCTTAAAGACCGTAACCTATTTAAATTTGAGCAACAATAACATCACTTCCATTCAAAAAAATGCCTTCTCCGAAGTGCCTTTACTTTCG GATCTCGTTATTAACACCACTTGTTTGCTTTGCGACTGCAATTTGCGTTGGTTTTACGAATGGTTGAACGTAAAACGTTTCAAAATCCGCGCAGTTTGTGGTTACCCAGAATGGTTAAGAGGGCAGTCGTTGCTGGAAGTACCCACAAGCAATTTTACATGTG ATGAACTCCCTAAACCCAGGTTAATCCAGGAGCCCGAACCCGAAATAATGGCCTTAAAAGGAGAAAATATTAGTCTTAGTTGTAAAGCCATGTCCAGCTCTAACAGCGTAATGACTTTCCAGTGGAAAAAAGACAACGTAGAACTGCTTAACGTAAATGTGGAAGCTAATTCCAATACTGAAGGTAAAACTACTGAAACCGTGTCCAAGCTAAATATATTCAAAGTGCAGCATTCCAATGCTGGAAAGTACCAGTGTGTGGTATCGAACATTTTCGGTACTACTTATTCGCAAAAGTCCAGTATTTCTGTGCTAA TTTTTCCCACTTTTCGTAAAATACCTGCGAATGTAACGGTACAAGCAGGGGAAATAGCGAAATTAGTATGTGCCGTACATGGAGAACCGCAACCGGAAATTGCCTGGCAAAAAGATGGAGGTAATGACTTCCCGGCAGCTAGAGAAAGACGAATGCATGTCATGCCCACTGATGACGCTTTTTTCATCATGAAAGTGAAACCTAGTGACATGGGGATATACAGTTGCACTGCCCACAACGCTGCCGGGACCATCGTCGCCAACGCTTCCTTGACAGTACAAG aaaaaccTTCTTTCGTAAAGTCTATGGAAAATAAAGAAGTAACGGCTGGCGAACTAGTCGTGCTGCAGTGTATGGCAAGCGGCACCCCAAAACCCACCATAACCTGGTTCAAAGATGGCGAACCGATCCGAGCGACGGAACGTCATTTTTTCACAGCTGAAGACCAACTCATGATCATTGTGGACACCGTCCAGACGGATTCTGGCAAATACGAATGTCATCTGAATAACTCGTTAGGAGAAAAAATCGGTTACAGTTTACTAAGAGTGAAACCAG GAAATTTTACCACAACGGATATGATGggtattataataataacgGTGGTGTGTTGTGCCGTGGCCACTTCTATAATCTGGGTGGTCATAATTTATCAGACGCGTAAGCGTTTGTCTCCACCTACCGGGAATAATCCGCAAGTCGAGGGTCCTGTGTTAGAATTCAACGATAAGGCTGTAGTACAGTATACCGACAACGCTTCGGATAGATCATCGTGTAAAGATAGCGGAACTGGAGATTCGGCGAATAGGAGTAACGACGATTTGGTTCCGGAAGAATACAATTTGATAATTAACGAAGACATGTCACCGCAACCGCGGTGGGGTGTGATGAGGATCGCCAGTTTAGCTTATCTACCAACTGATCCAAATAATTCGCACACACCGCTGTTGCTCTCAGATACTCCTTACGCCAGATCGACCAATCACGATCGAGCTGAGATAACTCCAGAAAACGATGTTCAACAACGAGAGCCAGCAGAAACGCCAAAAGACGAAAAATAG
- the LOC138139584 gene encoding mid1-interacting protein 1-B, with translation MNSYADNITASLENSRNCLRRIARNDDTEFSHQSILNLMEKFVKSVNTMDETILVPCRLMDLKVGDENDPTCPKKHNQKSKHGVQELLSSVDLFQIYNMLNNVKADLLWGQGQVTEEAPPTVTPVKGHVRRPSTVSVASTNSSASTISDSESDAGNENDSGIEESQEACFGDRTEQVAQNFKRHLVGLTHSLRQMTEAAQYLTSRYQHDIGGPV, from the exons ATGAATTCGTATGCAGATAACATCACAGCCAGCTTGGAAAACAGCAG GAATTGTCTTCGCCGCATTGCTCGCAATGACGACACGGAATTCTCCCATCAGAGCATCTTGAACTTGATGGAGAAGTTCGTGAAGAGTGTGAACACAATGGACGAGACAATCCTTGTTCCTTGTCGCTTGATGGATCTGAAAGTGGGTGACGAGAACGACCCGACATGTCCCAAAAAGCATAACCAAAAATCGAAACACGGCGTACAAGAGTTGCTGAGTTCCGTAGATCTGTTCCAAATATACAACATGTTGAACAATGTGAAGGCTGATCTGTTGTGGGGGCAGGGCCAGGTGACTGAAGAGGCCCCACCGACTGTTACTCCGGTCAAGGGCCACGTCCGAAGACCGTCAACTGTCAGCGTCGCTTCAACCAACTCCTCAGCCTCCACGATCAGCGATTCGGAATCTGATGCCGGGAACGAGAACGATTCGGGAATTGAGGAATCGCAAGAAGCGTGTTTCGGAGATCGAACAGAACAAGTCGCGCAGAACTTCAAAAGACACTTAGTAGGACTCACACATTCTCTGAGGCAGATGACCGAAGCTGCTCAATACCTCACTTCCCGTTATCAGCACGATATCGGTGGGCCAGTGTGA
- the spidey gene encoding very-long-chain 3-oxoacyl-CoA reductase, giving the protein MFTNLEKFGLVCISILGFQLFRFLFKFLYNNFIAVALKINAVDLKETGRWAVITGATDGIGKAYAELLAKKGLNVVLISRTREKLDAVAKEIGDKYQVETKIIEANFTNADRIYSDIDKQLTGLEIGVLINNVGMSYPHPEYFLDLKNKDEIYSNIINCNVHSVTNMCKIVLPGMTERRRGVIVNLSSTAAQIPSPLLTVYAATKAYVEKFSLDLSSEYSKFGITIQCVLPGYVATNMSKIRSSTWMAPSPIKYVKEAMKTIGVLERTTGYFPHTLLVGVVHTLDALSPRISKWLIVRTMENIRARALKRVKN; this is encoded by the exons atgttcacGAACTTAGAAAAATTCGGTTTGGTGTGCATCTCGATCTTAGGCTTTCAGTTGTTCaggtttctttttaaatttttgtacaataattttattgctgtggctttaaaaataaatgccgTCGATTTAAAAGAAACAGGACGATGGGCCG tTATCACTGGGGCCACTGATGGAATCGGTAAAGCGTACGCTGAACTTTTAGCGAAAAAAGGATTGAACGTGGTCCTGATCAGTAGAACGCGAGAAAAGTTAGATGCAGTAGCCAAAGAAATAG GAGACAAGTATCAAGTGGAGACGAAAATAATCGAAGCCAACTTCACCAACGCGGATCGAATTTACAGCGATATTGACAAACAATTGACGGGTTTGGAGATCGGAGTTTTGATTAATAACGTGGGTATGAGCTACCCACACCCTGAGTATTTCCTCGACTTGAAAAACAAAGATGAGATCTATTCCAACATAATTAACTGTAATGTTCATTCTGTTACCAATATGTGCAAAATTGTCTTACCGGGAATGACCGAGCGTCGACGAGGGGTCATAGTCAATCTGTCATCCACCGCTGCCCAAATTCCGAGTCCCCTCTTGACAGTTTACGCTGCCACCAAAGCCTACGTCGAAAAGTTTTCTTTAGATTTATCTTCAGAATATTCGAAATTCGGCATCACAATCCAATGTGTTCTTCCCGGTTATGTCGCTACCAACATGTCTAAGATCAGATCTTCGACTTGGATGGCGCCTTCTCCTATAAAATATGTCAAAGAAGCCATGAAAACCATCGGAGTGTTGGAGCGCACCACCGGATATTTCCCGCACACTCTTCTCGTGGGGGTCGTGCATACTTTAGATGCGCTCTCTCCCAGGATTTCCAAATGGCTGATTGTCAGAACAATGGAGAACATCAGAGCAAGGGCTCTGAAAAGAGTCAAGAACTGA